The Arachis ipaensis cultivar K30076 chromosome B03, Araip1.1, whole genome shotgun sequence region aataactcaTCAAAGGTAATAAAcatccatattacaaatgtcataataatattattaatgatAATGAATTTTACATTATAAGTATTTCAATTCTATACCATTTAAACTAcatatataagtctcttatcactattccttcacataacatcaaatttagcacaaaaaaGTTTATTTTCGAACTGCatatctcaaacttactcaatagagcatcattctttcagaGCAGAACGATTAGATCTAATGGCCATGCAATGAGAATATGATGATCAGGTATGACAACAAAAATCACAACATGCATCATACATTCATACTTTCTCAAATATCATATACCCaatgataacataaattgaaTATTGGAATAGGAAAAGATCTTCACAATTTTAGCAACTATAAACGAAATTAATGACAAATTAGGATAGAACTGTGTTAAATGTAAAAGGTGTCCGAAGAaagcatatataaaaaaagaaacaacaatatttgtggcacatgtaatcaaacaccataatatccaacaataaggtaactctatatacttttcataatcTCATCTATCAGATTATTAGTTGTTAGCCCAATACTTATTTTAGGTTCAGAATTCAATTAAAGGTTTTAGATCAAAGTGTTACAACaacttttgtactatttgatggcGACACAAAAAACTTATTGGGCACAACTGCTTTAAATCTAATgacatttcaaaaaaataatgacATTGAAGCACCACCccatcaagagattaaggagaaagaaaaccatacaaattcaagacacatcttcGAAAGAAGAACATACATACAAAGATGGAACCAAATAACACAATAAAAAGTGCATCAAAttcaacaattcataaagaacataTCTTCACAAGAACCTACGACAAAAAGAAGAAAGCACAAATTCTaacaaccaacaaaaaaaaaggagGACGAACGCCATATAAGATGACTAAGTCCATTAACTAAAACAAATGtaaaaatcaaaccaccaaataaaaatatttaaaaatgtttACAACTCCCATCCAAatcttttgtactacaaattatttaaaataaaataccttttaaatttaacttcaatttacacatatttaatttatttctacaaaacataacaatttttcatatttattatatactatcattaatttaccgTTCCGCGCGTGGCGCGAGTCTCATTCTAGTTTATACTTATTTAGAAGTTTTTCTTCTAAAAGACACAAAGGTGTACCCATTGTTGGTTGGATTGGATCCTTAAattgtttttattatatatataattaaggatATTATAAGAAAATCTTTTCATAGAAAATATAACGTATAAGTCAacatttaaagtttttttttatgtatttagtGTATTGGAAAAGATAAAATTTCTTcttttaccatttgaactaatgtttTAAGGATATTTTTTAACTTAATCTATATAATTATATGACATCAGAATAAACTTACGATTGAATATTTAATTTTGAATCCAATATTTTTAAAAATGACTGAAGCAAGTTTATACCTGCAGAATTAAGAACTTGATTGATTGATGTTTATGTTATAGtagtttaattaaaaaagatttaaattacAATAACACATTTGTAAATGTAAAGCAAAAGCCACTAGAAGAACTGAACCATTAAACAATAAGAGAATGCTATTTATTGCTGATCTTCAATTGCCAGAAACTTGTGCTTCGGACTCTGAACTGAAGAATTGGCGCTAAACATCATAGTTGGGTTAAATTGTTCCAAATCTTCCTTAAATACCCAACGGTAACCACACCTCTTCACTTCTACTACTTCTTCTGGATAATCACTTGCGGCATGCAATTTAATACCATGAAGATCTGATGCTCCTTCTTTTATATGACTtgcataaaaattaatgaaaacttCCCGGGAGATAAAACTTAACATATGATCTACTTCAGTTGTGATCAAATCTTTCTTAAGACATATTGGAACTCGGGAATAAATGTTCCCATCAGAACGAGTACAACGAAAACCAAAACTAATTAGATCTTGATGATCTATTGTTTCTTCAAACAATTGAGTTGGAGCATGATGTGAAACAAATGTTGCACAAACAGCAATGCCAATCCAATCATTGTCATCCAGAATGGGATATGGATCCAAGATCACTGAATCACCCGTATTCTGTTTTTTGAACCACCTTGGAATTTCATTTCCTGGAATAACAACTTCAAATTTGCATTTAATTAAAGGGCATTGCATGTTCACCTGGAATCAAAGAAATTAGCTATCCATATCAGTTCATAATATACATAGAGAAGCCAAAAGGGAAAACAAACGAGGAATTGAAATTGGCACCTGAATCATTTTTATCATCCATGAAATAACTGTCACACGACAACCTTCCGTGTCACTCAAATTGGGGCAGTTGTAAACAAATATTCCTCCATTGCTACCTCCTCGTATCGGCAAAAGGGTACTAGGCATCCACTTTAGATGCTTACAGTGCTCCAAATTCAACCAAGTCAGCTTGGGAAGTTCCTTGATGCAATGAGGTAGCGTCACAAAATTGTTCCCCCCCTATGTTTAAATCTTCTAAACAACGTAACAGTCCAATAGCATCAGGGATTTGAATCAGATTACAGAAACTTATATCAAGAGATACCAAAGCTGGGAAACGAGACACAGAAGGCACCAACAAACCAACTGAATTGGCACGCCTTCTAGAAGACAAAAACTGGAGAGGCCTTGTAAGAGTTTTGCGTATGGATGATGTCATGTGCCTTTCTACACTTTGACCCGCATTCAATTGCTTACTTGGCCTGGATTTCTCTAACAACTGATATTTAAACAATCTCTTGCAGCCAGATAGATTTAAATCATACAGTGAATTAAGACAAAATATGCTATTGGGAATACTAACAAGACTTCTGCAGTTTTTCAGATTCAAAAAATGAAGCTTTTCTAGAGAACCAGTGGAAGCATCAAGGTGAACAAGTTTAACACATCCTTCAAGATCTAGGTGCTCAAGATTTGGGGCCTGTGATAAATTTGGTATCTTTACCAGAATTTTGGAATGACATAGTTCCATATGTGTCAAGTTATGTAGATCctacaacaaaacaaaaaaaaggggGCATCATAACTACTTTCCAACTCATTGTTAATTTAGAGAAAGATGAGAAAATTGTCCTCTTGTTTTCATTTAAATAAAATCAACATGAATAAAGACAATAATATCTATCATACCTTTATTCCCTCCCAGAGTTCTTTGATGTTGCTATACTTAAGGATTAATTTAACTAGTTTATTTGGCTGAAAGTTTGATGGCAAATATGTGAAAGGATATTCTTTCCAATCAAGATATCCCAACTCATTAGAAAGAAAATGCAGGCTTCCGGAAAAATTTCCTTTGGGAAGTATGAGTAATTTCAGGCCACTCATTTGCTTCCCTGCTTTTACAAAATTCTCGCAGAACTATGGCTTCAAGCTCAAGGTTTTCTGCTATCTGAAACATTAGaccttttaaaattatttagatTCTAAAAATAGTAGTAAAGAATAATATTACCAATAACTATTTTACCTTGTTTTCTTGCTTGACATATCTTAGATCCTTTTGATCCCATAACCTGCTCCATTTTCCTGGTTCTTTGGGTGATTTTTCTCGAACAATACTTCTACCCAACTCTTGCAACAGATCATGCATAACAATCCAACCCCAGTGATTACAAGTTATGAGTGATTTATCAATAAGAATTCTTATACCAATATCAGCATAAAAACCTCGAATATTCAAAATATCCTTTACATATCCTACAAACTCATTGTGAAAGAAACATGCAATTTCAAGAAATATTTCTTTTTCCATATTCTCAAGTCCATCAAAACTGATTCGTAGCACATCCATGATATCTTTTGTTGGATTTTCTTTCAGTCTAACCAATGCACTACTCCACTCAGAGACATCTCGCCCAAACAAAAATGAGCCCAATACTCTAATTGCTAACGGAAGTCCATTAGCATATGTTAACACAGAATTTGTCAGGTTTTCATAATCTTTTGCAACATGATTACATTTGAAAGCTTTTCTGCAAAACAATTAGAGAGCATTCTCATCATTTAAGAGTTTAACTTTGTAAACGTCGTCCACTCCATACTCTCTCAATATATGCTCATCTCTGGAAACTATGATCATTCTACTTCCTCTGCCTAGCCGTTCCGGTTTTATAGCCAACTTCTCCAATTGAATCCCTTGATCAACATTATCAAGAACTATCAGAACCTTTCTATGCCGTAACCTAGTTTGAATCAGATTATTTGCCAATGAAAGATTGCACGTTGGAAAATTTTCTTCCATGAAAGCTTGACAAAGAAGTTGCTTTTGTACACCAAGTGGACCATAACCTTCGTAAATTCTACTTACATCATCTACAAAACATGAAGCATCATATTGATGTGAGATTTTTTCATATAAGATGGTGGCAAGAGTTGACTTTCCTATGCCACCCATTCCACAAATCCCTACAACTCGAACATCATCATCTGAGTCCAAAACTAGAAGCTTTTCTAATTCTTGTACAGGGGAATGCATCCCAACTATATCATTAGATACACTTGATGATTGTTTGGGACTCAGAATGCTTGTTACCACTTTGACAATATTTTCAATCTCAGCAGATTGTGACCTAAATACATCAAGAAAAAACAAAGGAGAACAACAAAAAATCTTCACTTAAGACAGCAAAAGAAAACCTACATATCTATCAACCATAATTATATTCAATGAAATCTTTGAAATGTCTTAATTAATGTTAGGAATGGtgatcaaattatttcaaaagaataaataGCAAAACATAGAACTGATTACTCACTTATCCTTCACATCCCAGCCAGAGAGATTGGCTACTTGTGTTAGAGCTGCCCTCCATCTTAGCACTTGCTCCATCATCTCTGCATCATCTTTGAATCTTTCTTCATGTTCCATAAAGGCTTTTTCATAATTTCCACTTTGCTTTCTGACCTCAGATGGACTCACATTATAGAATACAGGCAGAACACGGTGTCCCGGTATTTGAATGCAATCAGCTATCTGCGCGAGTTCTTGCAAGCACCATGTGGATGAAGCATAGTCCATTGAGAAGACCACAATTAGAACCTGCGATCCTTCAATAGCTTGCAGAAGCCGTGCTGATATAGGTCCTCCTTTCTCGAGCTTAGTATCATCCCTGAAGGAAAGTATGCCGTGCCTGCGGAGAGCATCAAAAAGATGATCGGTGAAGTTGTTACGAGTCTCTCCTCTGAAACTCACAAACACATCATATTTCCAGTTCTTACTATGGTACAGGGTGCTTTGGATTCTCTTGCAATCCATTTGTGTGTGTGCACTGGGAATATACAATGCAATCAGGATTAGTTTGTATGGGAATGAGATGCATACCGAGGATTCGGGGAAGAGTGTATAAATATAGTGGCTTCATAGTGATTGGATAGCGTAGCATGGCAGCATGAATAGAAGAAAACACTTTGAAGTGGGAGACATACTTTTTACTAGATCAGTAACGTGTTAACCTTTATATTACTTTCCAACATAATGCGCATTCCTTTAATAGTGCCAGTAGATGTAAACTCGCATTCCTTCAATTATTGCaccattttttttatctattccCATGCAAATGGAAGCAAACAACAAATATTGTAAGGTGCAAATTGAATCTAAAATTGCAgatatatatttgtattttttttaaaggaaGAATGGATGATTGATTTTATATAAGTTGTCAATTGAGACATTGATTATTTCACTGCAATTCTCtatcaatatttaaattgttatttttcaaaattctttaaaaaaatgTATTGCTATTATGTTAGCGTATATTTAGATTTCAAAAATGCTTGTGACCATGTCAATTTTATAATCGATTCTAATCAAGTATTTTTAAGTGATTTTTTTCATTTATCTTATATTCTTATTCACACGCTGAGCTCCCAAcatcttttcttccttttctttcctcCTCCTCCacaagaaaaaaatggaaaagaagaAATGTATAAGGAAAAAGCATATACTCTTTACACTAAGCACTAAGCAGTAAGCACAGAAACTTTATGATAATACAGAAATTTCTAACATAAACacaattttttgaaaagtttgggaaaagtataaaaattttacaACAGTAAACAAAAGCTTTTTTAAGGTAAAGACACAATTTTTGgaagagaaataaaagaagaaaacatataAATTATTGACGATAAATACAgaatatcttttttaaaagataaacacaattttttgaaggaaaaatataaaaaaaacacataaatttattggaaaaaaatataaattttatgataATAAATACACACAAAATTTCTTTAAAGATAAACACACAACTTTGTGATTTTACCATTATAACCATAACGTGTATGTTAGATACGGTTCATATGAGGATCTGCAAAtctttttccttcactttttTCATCTCTTTACCTCTCCTAATATTCTAGCATCTTGTAACACCACTTATCAATTCCATAGTCACAACTATTTTCATTTGGTGTAAGCCAGACGATTACATTATATCAAGCAGGGGAAATGTAAGTATGTAACACTTCATTGATTTAGAAACAAACCTTAATTCCAACTTTAAATAGAAAACGAGGGTCAACAAGCATTCAATTTCTCATAATAGAGCAGTGCTTCATCACACACGATAGCCATACTGACCAAGTCAATCCCTGCAACACAAAAACACCAAATCGACCTTAACCACTGAAATGATCTTTTCCTTCCCCAAAAATTCAAACTTTGAAAGAAACCCACATGTAAGTCCAAGTAACGTTGAAGGAAATTTTTTCGAATGCCGATGGTCTTCACTGCCTCCACCATATCCAATGGAAGCTTCACACCACATGCTTCCGCTTCCTTCATAACCGCTTCAAAATCCAACAAAACCTTGAACTCTTCATCTCCATCGTTCTCTTTTACTTCTCCACTGTTACCACCAGTGCCGCTACCGTCGCCACCACCCCCACCATCACTGCAATCACCTCCGCCAATCTCAGGCTTAGGAGGATCATTGAATTGGTGCATTCAAGGTTCAGGGACAGTGTGGCAGATCTTGAAAGAGGGGGATTTGCGGAGAATAGTAAGAGCATTGTTGCGTTTGAAAGAAGGAATTTTCTTGCAATGAATATGGTAGTGCCATGTTTGGTTCTCGTTGCTCTTGTAATGAATACGGTGGTGCTATGTTTGGTGAGTTGTTTAAGGAATTCAACCACAAAAAAATGGAACATAGTCGACGGACATAGAATTGAAATCATTAATTCACTATCCCTATTTTTACTAGAAAACAAACATCATCCTGACCCCTCAGCACCTTCATATGATcactttttctgtttttcatgggGAAAAAAATGAAACTCCATACAAGCATACACCcactaattctaattttatcATCCCATAAGTAAAATTCATGTAACAGGAACAAGGATCAAGGAAGCAATGAGTATCACTGACCAATGAGTATCCCTAAGTCACTAATTGAAGCACAGGTAGCAAATTTTTATTGTGGTATTACATAAAAGAATTATGAGATCTCATAAATAACTGCAAATTACAAATTAGGCAATTACCAATAAATTATATAGtctccttttcttttctaaaaataaaaaataaaactttatGCACAATGTAATGAAGGCTAATCACTGTATTAAGTATTAACTAAGAAAGAGAGATAAATTACACAAGATTTTAATCTCAGTGCAGCTCATTCAAAATGTACAAATCAGAATTGATCACAAAGCCGAAAATGGCTGCATCCTCAAGCAATTCAATTCAACTTCCAAACCCTAAAAATTGCGAAAGGTAAAGGACTAGAGGGTAATAGGTGAATTCTTACAAATAAAAGGAGTACTCATTTGCAGTAACGATCAGCCTTCTTCTTGACGCGGTCATCGAGAGCATCTTCAACGGACTTGAAGTTAGTTTTGGGTTGGTAACCGAATTTCTTGGCTTCAACCGGAAAGAGTTGTTCGTACTTCATTCGCTTCGCGGCGTCAATCGTGTACGCTTCTCCTGACGCAGANNNNNNNNNNNNNNNNNNNNGCTGCTCGTCGATGGCTGGGTTTTCATCATGTTC contains the following coding sequences:
- the LOC107632265 gene encoding uncharacterized protein LOC107632265, with protein sequence MPSTLLPIRGGSNGGIFVYNCPNLSDTEGCRVTVISWMIKMIQVNMQCPLIKCKFEVVIPGNEIPRWFKKQNTGDSVILDPYPILDDNDWIGIAVCATFVSHHAPTQLFEETIDHQDLISFGFRCTRSDGNIYSRVPICLKKDLITTEVDHMLSFISREVFINFYASHIKEGASDLHGIKLHAASDYPEEVVEVKRCGYRWVFKEDLEQFNPTMMFSANSSVQSPKHKFLAIEDQQ
- the LOC107628802 gene encoding disease resistance protein RPS6 isoform X1, which produces MDYASSTWCLQELAQIADCIQIPGHRVLPVFYNVSPSEVRKQSGNYEKAFMEHEERFKDDAEMMEQVLRWRAALTQVANLSGWDVKDKSQSAEIENIVKVVTSILSPKQSSSVSNDIVGMHSPVQELEKLLVLDSDDDVRVVGICGMGGIGKSTLATILYEKISHQYDASCFVDDVSRIYEGYGPLGVQKQLLCQAFMEENFPTCNLSLANNLIQTRLRHRKVLIVLDNVDQGIQLEKLAIKPERLGRGSRMIIVSRDEHILREYGVDDVYKVKLLNDENAL
- the LOC107628802 gene encoding uncharacterized protein LOC107628802 isoform X2, translated to MSDPYERVKSGRLAFKGGTLATRTKGIDKKKKKKNKNKNPNEHDENPAIDEQXXXXXXXSASGEAYTIDAAKRMKYEQLFPVEAKKFGYQPKTNFKSVEDALDDRVKKKADRYCK